Proteins from a single region of Acidovorax sp. NCPPB 3576:
- a CDS encoding oxidoreductase gives MQPFRILVIGAGHTGTPLLQQLLAAPFVSVLGVADLDLSLPSIELARSHGVPVTSDFMGLLAAHGSAVDIVIDVTGQPTVRDALRRHMVDTGNQQTVILHETIALLLMSLSAGQRIESRHGELAYA, from the coding sequence ATGCAGCCCTTTCGCATCCTCGTCATCGGCGCCGGCCACACCGGCACTCCACTGTTGCAGCAGTTGCTGGCAGCGCCGTTCGTCTCCGTGCTCGGGGTAGCGGACCTGGACCTCTCCCTGCCCAGCATCGAACTGGCGCGCAGCCACGGCGTGCCCGTGACCTCCGATTTCATGGGATTGCTGGCGGCGCATGGCAGCGCCGTGGACATCGTGATCGACGTCACAGGCCAGCCGACGGTGCGCGACGCGCTGCGCAGGCACATGGTGGACACCGGCAACCAGCAGACGGTCATCCTGCACGAGACCATTGCGCTCCTGCTGATGTCGCTGTCGGCCGGCCAGCGCATCGAAAGCCGGCACGGCGAGCTGGCCTACGCCTGA
- a CDS encoding Crp/Fnr family transcriptional regulator translates to MPHPGGTPMDFGVPLPPCHTCAGRSHCLLGRAPREVQMACSVGERRFRKGETLARQGQSLPVLQILKVGTVLLHRRGAEGIDRPVGLAGCGQALGTTALFAAPAELSVTTLGEGRLCEVPAEALVSVRQGAVARGLLEALSRENARAQAQLADWSGLLRMRGATARLAGALLLLADLQRSTLVRLPTQAMLAALLATTRETVARGLAHIALAGGLARHDRWHCAIVRPRLIAMARGMAGPVSGSGAGDARRAAALTETDAAAALPSAQPSFSRARTSAASACAPLP, encoded by the coding sequence GTGCCCCACCCCGGCGGCACCCCGATGGACTTCGGCGTGCCCCTGCCCCCTTGCCACACCTGCGCCGGCCGCTCGCACTGCCTGCTTGGGCGGGCACCGCGCGAGGTGCAGATGGCCTGCAGCGTGGGGGAGCGGCGCTTTCGCAAAGGCGAGACGCTGGCGCGCCAGGGCCAGTCCTTGCCGGTGCTGCAGATCCTCAAGGTCGGCACCGTGCTGCTGCACCGCCGGGGTGCCGAAGGGATCGACCGGCCCGTGGGCCTGGCAGGCTGCGGGCAGGCGCTGGGCACCACGGCGCTGTTCGCGGCGCCCGCAGAGCTGTCGGTCACGACGCTGGGGGAAGGCCGGCTGTGCGAAGTGCCGGCAGAGGCCCTGGTCTCCGTCCGCCAAGGTGCCGTGGCGCGGGGACTTCTGGAGGCGCTGTCACGCGAAAACGCCCGGGCGCAGGCGCAATTGGCGGATTGGTCGGGGCTGCTGCGCATGCGCGGGGCCACGGCACGGCTGGCGGGCGCCCTGCTGCTGCTGGCCGATCTGCAGCGCAGCACCCTGGTGCGGCTGCCCACGCAGGCGATGCTGGCGGCGCTGCTGGCCACCACGCGCGAGACGGTGGCCCGGGGGCTCGCGCACATTGCGCTGGCAGGCGGCCTGGCCCGGCACGACCGCTGGCACTGCGCCATCGTGCGGCCCCGCCTCATCGCCATGGCGCGGGGAATGGCCGGGCCGGTTTCAGGATCGGGGGCCGGTGACGCCAGGCGCGCCGCCGCCCTGACGGAAACCGATGCGGCTGCCGCCCTGCCGTCGGCTCAGCCCTCGTTCAGCAGGGCGCGCACATCGGCGGCGAGCGCCTGCGCGCCGCTGCCGTAG
- a CDS encoding SCO family protein, whose translation MNKRIALKKIAASALLVSAGGLLAACSKKGPEFKGVDITGADYAKDLPLPDHNGQPRHLKDFAGKVVVVFFGYTQCPDVCPTSMVELAEVKRSLGQDGDRLQGIFVTVDPERDTPEVLKAYMANFDPTFLALRGSPDQLAAVAKDFKIYYKKVDGKTPTSYTMDHSAGSYVYDPAGRLRVYNRYGSGAQALAADVRALLNEG comes from the coding sequence ATGAACAAACGCATTGCTCTCAAAAAAATAGCTGCCAGCGCTTTGCTGGTAAGCGCTGGTGGCCTGTTGGCGGCTTGCTCCAAGAAAGGCCCGGAATTCAAGGGCGTGGACATCACTGGCGCCGACTACGCCAAGGACCTGCCCCTGCCCGACCACAACGGCCAGCCGCGCCACCTCAAGGACTTCGCTGGCAAGGTCGTGGTGGTGTTCTTCGGCTATACGCAGTGCCCCGATGTGTGCCCCACGTCCATGGTGGAGCTGGCGGAGGTCAAGCGCTCGCTCGGCCAGGACGGCGACCGGCTCCAGGGCATCTTCGTCACCGTGGACCCGGAGCGCGACACGCCCGAGGTGCTGAAGGCCTACATGGCCAACTTCGACCCCACGTTCCTCGCGCTGCGCGGCAGCCCCGACCAACTGGCCGCCGTGGCCAAGGACTTCAAGATCTACTACAAGAAGGTCGACGGCAAGACGCCCACGAGCTACACCATGGACCATTCGGCCGGCAGCTACGTGTACGACCCCGCCGGCCGGCTGCGCGTGTACAACCGCTACGGCAGCGGCGCGCAGGCGCTCGCCGCCGATGTGCGCGCCCTGCTGAACGAGGGCTGA
- the cyoE gene encoding heme o synthase, with amino-acid sequence MSAAPATSPPITSMPSRAAQFYALTKPRVVQLIVFCAFIGMVLAVPGMPSGAQWAHMAIACAGIWLVAGAAAAFNCIVEQGIDAKMKRTAWRPTAKGELSNTQTLLFSAALCVAGSVVLYRWVNPLTMWLTFATFVGYAVIYTVILKPLTPQNIVIGGASGAMPPVLGWSSMTGDVAPEALILFLIIFLWTPPHFWALALYRVEDYRKSGLPMLPVTHGNEFTRLQVFLYTLILFAGCLMPFVYGMSSWIYLAAAVVLSLGFCAYGFRLWRRYSDALARETFRFSLIHLSLLFAALLVDHYVL; translated from the coding sequence ATGAGCGCTGCTCCCGCCACCTCCCCTCCGATCACCAGCATGCCGTCGCGCGCGGCGCAGTTCTATGCGCTGACCAAGCCGCGCGTGGTCCAGCTGATCGTTTTCTGCGCCTTCATCGGCATGGTGCTGGCCGTGCCCGGCATGCCCAGCGGCGCCCAGTGGGCGCACATGGCCATCGCCTGCGCGGGCATCTGGCTCGTGGCGGGCGCTGCCGCGGCGTTCAACTGCATCGTGGAGCAGGGCATCGACGCCAAGATGAAGCGCACCGCCTGGCGGCCCACCGCCAAGGGCGAGCTGTCCAACACGCAGACGTTGCTGTTTTCAGCGGCGCTGTGCGTGGCGGGCTCGGTGGTGCTCTACCGTTGGGTCAACCCGCTCACCATGTGGCTCACCTTCGCCACGTTCGTGGGCTACGCGGTGATATACACGGTGATCCTCAAGCCGCTCACGCCGCAGAACATCGTGATCGGCGGCGCCTCCGGTGCCATGCCGCCGGTGCTGGGCTGGTCGTCCATGACGGGCGATGTGGCGCCCGAGGCGCTCATCCTGTTCCTCATCATCTTCCTGTGGACGCCGCCGCATTTCTGGGCCCTGGCGCTGTACCGCGTGGAGGACTACCGCAAGTCGGGCCTGCCCATGTTGCCCGTCACGCATGGCAACGAGTTCACGCGGCTGCAGGTGTTCCTGTACACGCTGATCCTCTTCGCCGGCTGCCTCATGCCTTTCGTGTACGGCATGAGTTCCTGGATCTACCTGGCCGCCGCCGTGGTGCTCAGCCTGGGCTTTTGCGCCTACGGCTTTCGGCTGTGGCGCCGCTATTCGGATGCGCTCGCCCGCGAGACCTTCCGCTTTTCCCTCATCCACCTGAGCCTGCTGTTTGCCGCGCTGCTGGTGGACCACTACGTGCTGTGA
- a CDS encoding COX15/CtaA family protein gives MPDAQPLYDLAPLARMVLLGAVIALGPLAWVWLRNRGTSPVRRLQALTVLTLFLTFDLVLFGAFTRLTDSGLGCPDWPGCYGNASPLGAHAEISAAQQAMPTGPVTHGKAWVEMIHRYLASGVGMLIIVLTVGAWWQRSRAARHQGPPPALSPWWSTATLVWVCLQGAFGALTVTMKLFPAIVTLHLIGGLVLLALLCVQAVRETHAARGVLPVALGRGLRGLLVATTALLAVQIVLGGWVSTNYAVLACTTFPTCQGSWWPDMAFGQGFEIWRPLGLLQDGSHITFAGLTAIHYAHRLAAYAVLLALGLLAWRLHRAALLPAQARWIAGLALMQFATGLSNVVLDWPLVAAVLHTGGAAALVVVLTWALAASRAVGAARPLAATASATTTAPTGATRISA, from the coding sequence ATGCCGGACGCCCAGCCGCTGTACGACCTGGCCCCGCTCGCCCGCATGGTGCTGCTGGGCGCGGTGATCGCGCTCGGGCCGCTGGCCTGGGTGTGGCTGCGCAACCGCGGCACCTCGCCGGTGCGGCGCCTGCAGGCGCTCACCGTGCTGACCTTGTTCCTCACCTTCGATCTGGTGCTGTTCGGCGCTTTCACCCGGCTCACCGATTCGGGCCTGGGTTGCCCCGACTGGCCGGGCTGCTACGGCAACGCGAGTCCGCTGGGCGCGCATGCCGAAATCTCCGCTGCCCAGCAGGCCATGCCCACCGGCCCGGTCACGCACGGCAAGGCCTGGGTCGAGATGATCCACCGCTACCTGGCCAGCGGCGTGGGCATGCTCATCATCGTGCTCACCGTCGGCGCGTGGTGGCAGCGGTCGCGCGCGGCCCGGCACCAGGGCCCGCCGCCCGCCCTGAGCCCCTGGTGGTCCACGGCGACGCTGGTGTGGGTCTGCCTGCAGGGCGCATTCGGTGCGCTCACCGTGACCATGAAGCTCTTTCCCGCCATCGTGACGCTGCACCTGATCGGCGGGCTGGTGCTGCTGGCGCTGCTGTGCGTGCAGGCGGTGCGCGAGACGCACGCCGCGCGCGGCGTCCTGCCCGTGGCGCTGGGCCGCGGCCTGCGGGGTCTGCTGGTGGCGACCACCGCGCTGCTGGCGGTGCAGATCGTGCTCGGCGGCTGGGTGAGCACCAACTATGCGGTGCTGGCCTGCACCACGTTCCCCACCTGCCAGGGCAGCTGGTGGCCCGACATGGCCTTCGGCCAGGGCTTCGAGATCTGGCGGCCGCTGGGCCTGCTGCAGGACGGCAGCCACATCACCTTCGCGGGCCTCACGGCCATCCACTATGCGCACCGTCTGGCGGCCTACGCCGTGCTGCTGGCCCTCGGGCTGCTGGCCTGGCGCCTGCACCGCGCCGCGCTGCTGCCGGCCCAGGCGCGCTGGATCGCCGGCCTGGCGCTGATGCAGTTCGCCACCGGCCTGTCCAACGTGGTGCTGGACTGGCCCCTCGTGGCCGCCGTGCTGCACACCGGCGGCGCCGCGGCCCTGGTCGTGGTCCTCACCTGGGCCCTGGCCGCAAGCCGCGCCGTGGGCGCCGCCCGCCCCCTGGCGGCGACCGCCAGCGCAACGACAACCGCGCCCACCGGCGCAACGAGAATCTCCGCATGA
- a CDS encoding SURF1 family protein, whose protein sequence is MTSARRRPGLQFWLVSLAAVLAMAATASLGRWQLSRAAQKEALQAAIDARSAQPPLEGATLAALPVATGPDDPLVHRRIVLRGRWLPAHTVFLDNRQMQGRPGFFVLTPLQLQGSATSVLVQRGWVPRNFQDRTQLPRIPTPAGDTEVEGRIAAPPSRLYEVGATGGAEGSSRIRQNLDLAAYRGETGLALAPLTVLQTGAASDGLQRDWPVIDAGVEKHYGYAVQWFGLCALVAILYVWFQIVRRFIRPRRQPAA, encoded by the coding sequence GTGACATCTGCAAGACGCCGACCTGGCCTGCAATTTTGGCTGGTCAGCCTGGCCGCCGTGCTGGCCATGGCCGCGACCGCGTCGCTCGGGCGCTGGCAGCTGTCGCGCGCGGCGCAGAAGGAAGCCTTGCAAGCCGCCATCGACGCGCGTTCGGCCCAGCCGCCGCTGGAGGGCGCCACGCTGGCGGCCCTGCCCGTGGCCACGGGACCGGACGACCCGCTGGTGCACCGCCGCATCGTGCTGCGCGGCCGCTGGCTGCCCGCCCACACCGTTTTTTTGGACAACCGCCAGATGCAGGGCCGGCCGGGGTTCTTCGTGCTCACGCCGTTGCAGTTGCAGGGCAGTGCCACCAGCGTGCTGGTGCAGCGCGGGTGGGTTCCGCGCAATTTCCAGGACCGCACCCAGTTGCCCCGGATCCCCACGCCCGCGGGCGACACCGAGGTGGAAGGCCGCATCGCGGCGCCGCCGTCGCGGCTGTACGAAGTCGGCGCCACCGGCGGCGCCGAGGGGTCTTCCCGCATCCGGCAAAATCTCGACCTTGCAGCCTATCGCGGCGAGACCGGCCTGGCCCTGGCGCCCCTCACCGTGCTGCAGACGGGGGCCGCGAGCGACGGGTTGCAGCGCGACTGGCCCGTCATCGACGCCGGGGTCGAAAAACACTACGGCTACGCCGTCCAATGGTTCGGGCTTTGCGCCCTGGTGGCAATCCTCTATGTCTGGTTCCAAATCGTCCGACGCTTCATTCGCCCACGCCGCCAGCCTGCCGCCTGA
- a CDS encoding twin transmembrane helix small protein, with protein sequence MRSMKYVVVLAFLAILASLGSALFFMMRNGRNDKARSGHMARALAVRVGLSILLFLCLLAAWKLGYIQPTGLPATR encoded by the coding sequence ATGCGCTCCATGAAATACGTGGTGGTGCTGGCCTTCCTGGCCATTCTGGCGAGCCTCGGTTCCGCGCTGTTCTTCATGATGCGCAACGGCCGCAACGACAAAGCCCGCAGCGGCCACATGGCCCGCGCGCTCGCCGTCCGCGTGGGGCTGTCGATTCTGCTCTTCCTGTGCCTGCTGGCCGCATGGAAGCTCGGCTACATCCAGCCCACCGGCCTGCCGGCCACACGTTAG
- a CDS encoding cytochrome c oxidase subunit 3, with amino-acid sequence MSASTPGTTPYYYVPAESRHPVMAAAGLFFVILGAGQWVNGHDWGKYSLALGMVWWLFVLYQWFRDAVRESEGGLYGHKIDLSYRWSMSWFIFSEVMFFGAFFTALWWARSHSVPALGSLDNALLWPDFKAVWPSMATGMTASPAGIVEPFQTVGPFWLPTINTALLLTSGVTLTIAHHALRENHRGKTIAFMWATVLLGIVFLCVQGYEYYHLYTDLNLKLSSGVFGSTFFMLTGFHGFHVLVGMLMLLFITLRLQKGHFTPEKHFGFEGAAWYWHFVDVVWLGLYVLVYWL; translated from the coding sequence ATGAGTGCATCTACCCCCGGCACGACCCCGTACTACTACGTGCCTGCCGAATCGCGCCATCCGGTGATGGCGGCGGCCGGCCTGTTCTTCGTGATCCTGGGCGCGGGCCAGTGGGTCAACGGCCATGACTGGGGCAAGTATTCGCTCGCCCTGGGCATGGTGTGGTGGCTGTTCGTGCTGTACCAGTGGTTCCGCGATGCCGTGCGCGAGAGCGAAGGCGGTCTGTACGGCCACAAGATCGACCTGTCCTACCGCTGGAGCATGAGCTGGTTCATCTTCTCGGAGGTGATGTTCTTCGGCGCGTTCTTCACCGCCCTTTGGTGGGCTCGCTCCCACTCGGTGCCGGCCCTGGGCAGCCTGGACAACGCGCTGCTGTGGCCCGACTTCAAGGCCGTGTGGCCCAGCATGGCGACGGGCATGACCGCATCGCCCGCCGGCATCGTGGAGCCCTTCCAGACGGTCGGCCCGTTCTGGCTGCCGACGATCAACACCGCGCTGCTGCTGACCTCCGGCGTCACGCTGACCATCGCGCACCATGCGCTGCGGGAAAACCACCGGGGCAAGACCATCGCCTTCATGTGGGCCACCGTGCTGCTGGGCATCGTCTTCCTGTGCGTGCAGGGCTACGAGTACTACCACCTGTACACCGACCTGAACCTCAAGCTGAGTTCTGGCGTCTTCGGCTCGACCTTCTTCATGCTGACGGGCTTCCACGGCTTTCACGTGCTGGTGGGCATGCTGATGCTGCTGTTCATCACGCTGCGCCTGCAAAAAGGGCACTTCACGCCGGAAAAGCACTTCGGCTTCGAGGGCGCCGCCTGGTACTGGCACTTCGTGGACGTGGTGTGGCTGGGCCTGTACGTGCTGGTCTATTGGCTGTAA
- a CDS encoding DUF2970 domain-containing protein translates to MSPRTPGESPARRKGSLLRTVRAVAWSFIGLRKGSEYQQDVERLNPIHIIVVGLAAALLLVVGLIALVNWVV, encoded by the coding sequence GTGAGCCCGCGCACCCCTGGCGAATCGCCGGCGCGCCGCAAGGGCTCGCTGCTGCGCACCGTGCGGGCGGTGGCGTGGTCGTTCATCGGCCTGCGCAAGGGCTCGGAATACCAGCAGGACGTGGAGCGGCTGAACCCCATCCACATCATCGTCGTCGGCCTGGCCGCGGCGCTGCTGCTGGTGGTCGGGCTGATCGCGCTGGTCAACTGGGTCGTCTGA
- a CDS encoding cytochrome c oxidase assembly protein, whose amino-acid sequence MVGKLAVISVGMFAFGYVLIPIYKHICEMTGINILSLSERQVPGNGVAGRDVKVPANTQVDRSRTITVEFDANARGPWDFKPAQRSIQVHPGELATVMYEFQNVQNRRMAAQAIPSYAPRQAAAHFNKLECFCFNQYVLEPGEKKQWPVAFVIDPRLSKDVTTITLSYTFFEVGGKTPPAPTEPTAALPAGVAPQGAGS is encoded by the coding sequence ATGGTGGGCAAGCTGGCCGTGATCTCGGTCGGCATGTTCGCCTTCGGCTACGTGCTCATTCCCATCTACAAGCACATCTGCGAGATGACCGGCATCAACATCCTGTCGCTGTCCGAGCGACAGGTGCCGGGCAACGGGGTGGCGGGCCGCGATGTGAAGGTGCCCGCGAACACGCAGGTGGACAGGAGCCGCACCATCACCGTGGAGTTCGATGCGAACGCGCGCGGCCCGTGGGACTTCAAGCCCGCGCAGCGCTCCATCCAGGTGCACCCGGGCGAACTCGCCACGGTCATGTACGAGTTCCAGAACGTGCAGAACCGCCGCATGGCCGCGCAGGCCATCCCGAGCTACGCGCCTCGGCAGGCGGCCGCGCACTTCAACAAGCTCGAGTGCTTCTGCTTCAACCAGTACGTGCTGGAGCCGGGCGAGAAGAAGCAATGGCCCGTGGCGTTCGTGATCGACCCGCGCCTGTCCAAGGACGTGACCACCATCACCCTGTCCTATACCTTCTTCGAGGTGGGCGGCAAGACGCCGCCCGCGCCCACCGAGCCCACGGCCGCGCTGCCGGCCGGCGTGGCGCCGCAGGGAGCCGGATCGTGA
- a CDS encoding cytochrome oxidase small assembly protein, whose amino-acid sequence MTPEQKKSNRRMALILASVAVAFFVGFMVKMAWLAR is encoded by the coding sequence ATGACCCCCGAGCAAAAGAAGTCCAACCGGCGCATGGCGCTGATCCTGGCCTCGGTGGCCGTGGCCTTCTTCGTCGGCTTCATGGTCAAGATGGCCTGGCTGGCCCGCTGA
- the ctaD gene encoding cytochrome c oxidase subunit I: MSAVLDNHGHAGGHAHDSHGDHHHHGPTGWRRWVFATNHKDIGTLYLLFSFTMLMVGGILALLIRAELFKPGLQLVNPELFNQLTTMHGLIMVFGAIMPAFVGFANWMIPLQIGASDMAFARMNNFSFWLMIPAAIMLVTSFLMPGGAPAAGWTLYAPLTLQMGPSMDAGIFAMHILGASSIMGSINIIVTILNMRAPGMTLMKMPMFAWTWLITAYLLIAVMPVLAGAITMTLTDRHFGTSFFNPAGGGDPVMYQHIFWFFGHPEVYIMILPAFGIISQIVPAFSRKRLFGYASMVYATSSIAILSFIVWAHHMFTTGMPVTGQLFFMYATMLISVPTAVKIFNWIATMWRGSMTFETPMLFAVGFIFVFTMGGFTGLILSMAPIDIQLQDTYYVVAHFHYVLVAGSLFSMFAAYYYWAPKWTGVMYSETRGRIHFWGSLITFNVTFFPMHFLGLAGMPRRYADYPMQFADFNMLASIGAFGFGLMQVYFFLFIVVPAMRGKGEVAPQRPWEGAEGLEWEVPSPAPFHTYETPPKLDASATRVIG, from the coding sequence ATGAGCGCAGTTCTCGACAACCACGGTCACGCGGGCGGCCACGCACACGACAGCCACGGCGATCACCACCACCACGGCCCGACGGGCTGGCGGCGCTGGGTGTTCGCGACCAACCACAAGGACATCGGCACCCTGTACCTGCTGTTCTCGTTCACCATGCTGATGGTGGGCGGCATCCTGGCGCTGCTGATCCGCGCCGAGCTGTTCAAGCCCGGCCTGCAGCTGGTGAACCCCGAGCTGTTCAACCAGCTCACCACCATGCACGGCCTGATCATGGTGTTCGGCGCCATCATGCCGGCCTTCGTGGGCTTCGCGAACTGGATGATCCCGCTGCAGATCGGCGCATCCGACATGGCCTTCGCGCGCATGAACAACTTCAGCTTCTGGCTGATGATCCCGGCGGCCATCATGCTGGTGACCTCGTTCCTCATGCCCGGCGGCGCGCCCGCGGCGGGCTGGACGCTGTACGCGCCGCTCACGCTGCAGATGGGCCCGTCGATGGATGCCGGCATCTTCGCGATGCACATCCTGGGGGCCTCGTCCATCATGGGCTCGATCAACATCATCGTGACCATCCTGAACATGCGCGCCCCCGGCATGACGCTGATGAAGATGCCCATGTTCGCCTGGACCTGGCTCATCACCGCCTACCTGCTGATCGCCGTGATGCCCGTGCTGGCCGGCGCCATCACCATGACGCTGACGGACCGCCACTTCGGCACCAGCTTCTTCAACCCCGCCGGCGGCGGCGACCCGGTGATGTACCAGCACATCTTCTGGTTCTTCGGCCACCCCGAGGTGTACATCATGATCTTGCCGGCCTTCGGCATCATCAGCCAGATCGTGCCGGCGTTCTCGCGCAAGCGGCTGTTCGGCTATGCCTCCATGGTGTATGCCACCTCGTCCATCGCCATCCTGTCGTTCATCGTGTGGGCCCACCACATGTTCACGACCGGCATGCCCGTGACCGGCCAGCTGTTCTTCATGTACGCCACCATGCTGATCTCGGTGCCCACGGCCGTGAAGATCTTCAACTGGATCGCCACCATGTGGCGCGGCTCCATGACGTTCGAGACCCCGATGCTGTTCGCCGTGGGCTTCATCTTCGTGTTCACCATGGGCGGCTTCACCGGGCTGATCCTGTCGATGGCCCCCATCGACATCCAGCTGCAGGACACCTACTACGTGGTGGCCCACTTCCACTACGTGCTGGTGGCCGGCTCGCTGTTCTCCATGTTCGCCGCCTACTACTACTGGGCGCCGAAGTGGACCGGCGTGATGTACAGCGAAACCCGGGGCCGCATCCACTTCTGGGGCTCGCTCATCACGTTCAACGTGACGTTCTTCCCCATGCACTTCCTGGGCCTGGCCGGCATGCCGCGCCGCTATGCCGACTACCCCATGCAGTTCGCCGACTTCAACATGCTGGCCTCCATCGGCGCCTTCGGCTTCGGCCTGATGCAGGTGTACTTCTTCCTGTTCATCGTGGTGCCCGCGATGCGCGGCAAGGGCGAAGTGGCGCCGCAGCGCCCGTGGGAAGGGGCCGAAGGCCTCGAATGGGAAGTGCCTTCGCCGGCGCCTTTCCACACGTACGAGACGCCTCCGAAGCTGGACGCCTCGGCCACCCGCGTGATCGGCTGA
- the coxB gene encoding cytochrome c oxidase subunit II yields MKSISNKLASLLLMAGAWVGTAAHAVQDLPGGPAVNQLNLAPPVTRIAEEQQFLHWMMLIICTVIFIAVFAVMFYSIWKHRKSRGVKPANFHESVTVEVIWTIVPFIIVILMALPATKVLVAQKDTTNADLTIKVTGYQWKWGYDYITGEGQGLAYISTLDSSHRRMSDSGNVTNAPADYLLKVDNPLVVPVGKKVRVITTANDVIHSFMVPAFGIKQDAIPGFVRDTWFRADKVGDYYGQCAELCGKEHAYMPIHVKVVSAADYTQWVAGEKKKAAAKLDDPSKVWTLQDILPRGEKVYAANCAACHQANGKGAGPIKPLDGSAIVKSDDHTQQIHIVLKGAANGAMPSWAQLSDTDLAAVVSYTKNAWSNKTGQIVQPSEILAQRGK; encoded by the coding sequence ATGAAGAGCATTTCCAACAAGCTGGCTTCTTTGCTGCTGATGGCGGGTGCATGGGTGGGCACCGCAGCCCACGCCGTGCAGGATCTCCCCGGTGGCCCGGCCGTCAACCAATTGAACCTGGCGCCTCCGGTCACCCGCATCGCGGAGGAGCAGCAGTTCCTGCACTGGATGATGCTCATCATCTGCACGGTGATCTTCATCGCCGTGTTCGCGGTGATGTTCTATTCGATCTGGAAGCACCGCAAGTCGCGTGGCGTCAAACCGGCCAATTTCCATGAGTCCGTGACCGTCGAGGTCATCTGGACCATCGTGCCCTTCATCATCGTGATCCTCATGGCGCTGCCCGCCACCAAGGTGCTCGTGGCGCAAAAGGACACCACCAACGCCGACCTGACCATCAAGGTCACCGGCTACCAGTGGAAGTGGGGATACGACTACATCACCGGCGAAGGCCAGGGCCTGGCGTACATCTCCACCCTTGACAGCAGCCACCGCCGCATGTCTGACAGCGGCAACGTGACCAATGCCCCGGCCGACTACCTGCTCAAGGTGGACAACCCCCTGGTCGTGCCCGTGGGCAAGAAGGTGCGCGTGATCACCACCGCCAACGACGTGATCCACTCGTTCATGGTGCCGGCCTTCGGCATTAAGCAGGATGCGATTCCCGGCTTCGTGCGCGACACCTGGTTCCGCGCCGACAAGGTGGGCGACTACTACGGCCAGTGCGCCGAGCTGTGCGGCAAGGAACACGCCTACATGCCCATCCACGTGAAGGTCGTCTCCGCTGCCGACTACACCCAGTGGGTGGCCGGCGAGAAGAAAAAGGCCGCGGCCAAGCTGGACGACCCGAGCAAGGTGTGGACGCTGCAGGACATCCTGCCGCGCGGCGAGAAGGTGTATGCCGCCAACTGCGCGGCCTGCCACCAGGCCAACGGCAAGGGCGCGGGCCCCATCAAGCCGCTGGACGGCTCGGCCATCGTCAAGAGCGACGACCACACCCAGCAGATCCACATCGTGCTCAAGGGCGCCGCCAACGGCGCGATGCCCTCCTGGGCGCAGCTGAGCGACACCGATCTGGCGGCGGTGGTGAGCTACACCAAGAACGCCTGGTCCAACAAGACGGGGCAGATCGTGCAGCCGTCCGAGATCCTGGCCCAGCGTGGCAAATAG